In a genomic window of Candidatus Hydrogenedentota bacterium:
- a CDS encoding R2-like ligand-binding oxidase gives MVHAGFATTTSGLRRDLAPMKLFEKAKRIGIWNPSEFDFSKDKEDWARLQDDERAVLVHLSSVFQAGEEAVTLDLLPLIAAIAREGRIEEEIYLTSFLWEEAKHVDFFQRFLTEVAGVTGDQSHLHGPNYRFLFYETLPQTMNALTTDVSPAALAKASATYNMVIEGMLAETGYHAYFTVCDRFNILPTQRMGITHTKQDEARHIAYGVYLLSRLMAEDPSLFEVVESTMNELLAPALGIIDETLGSYDPIPFGLKVSDFTDFALGQFQKRFDRIQRARGMSLDEIDRETHAIIESGDA, from the coding sequence ATGGTGCATGCGGGATTTGCGACAACCACGTCAGGACTGCGGCGCGACCTTGCGCCGATGAAACTGTTCGAGAAAGCCAAGCGCATCGGAATCTGGAACCCGAGCGAGTTCGACTTCTCGAAGGACAAGGAAGATTGGGCTCGCTTGCAGGACGATGAGCGCGCGGTGTTGGTGCATTTGTCGTCGGTGTTTCAGGCGGGTGAGGAGGCGGTGACGCTCGATTTGCTGCCGCTGATCGCGGCAATCGCGCGCGAAGGGCGCATCGAGGAGGAAATCTATCTGACGTCATTCCTCTGGGAAGAAGCGAAGCATGTGGATTTCTTTCAGCGGTTCCTCACCGAAGTTGCGGGCGTGACCGGCGATCAGAGTCATCTGCACGGGCCGAACTACCGATTTCTTTTCTATGAAACGCTACCGCAGACCATGAACGCGCTGACGACCGATGTTTCACCCGCGGCGCTGGCGAAGGCCTCCGCGACGTACAACATGGTTATCGAAGGCATGCTCGCCGAAACCGGCTACCATGCGTACTTCACCGTGTGCGACCGGTTCAACATACTTCCGACGCAGCGCATGGGCATCACTCACACCAAGCAGGATGAAGCGCGCCACATAGCGTACGGCGTGTACCTGCTTTCGCGGCTCATGGCGGAAGACCCCAGCCTGTTCGAGGTCGTTGAAAGCACCATGAACGAATTGCTCGCGCCCGCGCTCGGTATCATCGACGAGACGCTTGGGAGCTACGATCCCATTCCGTTCGGCCTGAAGGTATCCGACTTCACCGACTTTGCCCTCGGCCAATTCCAGAAGCGCTTCGATCGCATTCAACGCGCGCGCGGCATGTCCCTCGACGAAATCGACCGGGAAACGCACGCGATCATCGAAAGCGGGGACGCGTAG